The Formosa sp. Hel1_33_131 genome window below encodes:
- the pckA gene encoding phosphoenolpyruvate carboxykinase (ATP): MTQPPPATKTISLNPYGITSSKAHYQLSPNQLHALTIAKKQGLESSSGALAIQTGEFTGRSPKDRFIVKDAITKERIWWGDVNIPFAPDDFDALYAKVTSYLSGKEIFVRDSYACSDPAYRTNIRVINEYPWSNYFAYNMFLRPTDSELKDFDPEWTVINSPGFMADPNKDRTRQHNFAILNFTKKIALIGGTGYTGEIKKGIFSALNFILPVFKNTLPMHCSANVGKDGDTSIFFGLSGTGKTTLSTDHHRHLIGDDEHGWTSENTIFNFEGGCYAKVINLSRDNEPEIFDAIKKGAILENVVMDANGKVDYSDTTITQNTRVSYPLDFIDNIQPNSIGKNPKNIFFLTADAFGVLPPISKLTPGQAAYHFISGYTAKVAGTEAGITEPVPSFSACFGAPFMPLHPTKYAEMLSAKMKATGVNVWLVNTGWTGGPYGIGTRMKLSFTRAMINAAMDGSLEAANKDNYHIHSVFGVLQPRVCPNVPTEVLSPRKTWKNDEGFYKTAHKLAASFKTNFKKFESYANDEIMAGGPKV; encoded by the coding sequence ATGACACAACCACCACCTGCTACGAAAACGATTTCGTTAAACCCCTACGGTATAACGTCCTCAAAAGCACATTACCAACTATCCCCAAATCAACTTCACGCTCTTACAATTGCAAAAAAACAAGGCCTTGAATCCAGTTCAGGCGCCTTGGCAATCCAAACGGGCGAGTTTACAGGACGCTCCCCAAAAGACCGATTCATTGTTAAAGATGCCATTACCAAAGAGCGCATTTGGTGGGGAGATGTAAATATTCCATTCGCACCAGATGACTTTGACGCCCTCTATGCTAAAGTGACCAGTTATCTTTCTGGAAAAGAAATTTTTGTACGTGATAGTTACGCTTGCTCGGACCCTGCATACCGCACCAATATTCGAGTGATTAACGAATATCCTTGGAGTAATTATTTTGCCTATAATATGTTTTTAAGACCGACGGATTCTGAATTGAAAGATTTTGATCCGGAGTGGACGGTCATCAATTCCCCTGGTTTTATGGCGGATCCCAACAAGGACAGAACCCGTCAGCATAATTTTGCCATATTAAATTTTACAAAAAAAATAGCCCTTATTGGCGGTACTGGATATACAGGCGAAATCAAAAAAGGTATTTTTTCGGCTTTAAATTTTATACTTCCAGTATTCAAAAACACACTGCCCATGCATTGCAGTGCCAATGTTGGGAAAGACGGCGATACCTCCATCTTTTTTGGACTTTCAGGAACGGGAAAAACAACACTTTCTACCGACCATCACCGTCATTTAATTGGCGATGACGAACATGGCTGGACCAGTGAAAACACCATTTTTAACTTTGAAGGCGGTTGTTATGCTAAGGTCATAAATCTCTCTAGAGATAATGAACCTGAAATTTTCGATGCGATTAAAAAGGGTGCCATTTTAGAAAATGTTGTGATGGATGCGAACGGCAAGGTTGATTATTCAGACACCACCATTACTCAAAATACACGGGTAAGTTATCCGCTTGATTTTATCGATAATATTCAGCCCAATTCGATTGGCAAAAATCCTAAAAACATATTTTTCCTTACCGCCGATGCGTTTGGCGTGTTGCCTCCCATCTCTAAATTGACGCCTGGTCAAGCGGCTTATCACTTTATATCGGGTTATACCGCTAAAGTAGCAGGCACCGAGGCGGGGATTACGGAACCTGTTCCTAGTTTTTCTGCCTGTTTTGGAGCGCCTTTTATGCCTTTACATCCCACTAAATACGCTGAAATGTTGAGTGCCAAAATGAAAGCAACCGGCGTCAATGTTTGGTTGGTAAACACTGGATGGACTGGCGGCCCTTATGGTATTGGAACGCGCATGAAATTATCATTCACCCGTGCCATGATCAATGCAGCGATGGATGGCTCTTTAGAAGCCGCAAACAAAGATAATTATCACATCCATTCCGTTTTTGGAGTGCTTCAGCCTAGAGTGTGCCCC
- a CDS encoding collagenase: MKPQISIKRLVLVALIFGVTGLINAQRESVEGPGGETTTSFTECQFDYPINDSPPISSLNSASQGLTRSSNVNSASSCGFNILSVYLYTSNSLYNQIIKSQDESCFYRADLSSGYDYAKRSFYKAKNMYYIADRLKTLATGWTPGETAKLKKMLSLVYYLRAGSYINFYDSYSFYNDEVTSPNEVTLKTKLSSLLYKTLADNYYSFINWDFNTTTALAEPSNDLLTFLAEFIELNNGGFTNRFSNLNNNQHAYIGKTVAKIVYKLSKLSNYTSSTKSNKAQLLLLKTQTWHYEHYKKLILAESYVDNTNNLCSAFEFFINQNIYQYSQAEYIGNKLKGGIYLLNAISEVGRYLKDKNNKFYTKAKTMLMNLNRIYNASSYLTIYGKSSSVIDYQSDLDIGDWKDNIERSLYYRTREFTIYNNQITIKLLGNVSSAQLVQVETELLKTWGIFKEIFGAENQLTPATGDRTTRLNVWVHKSKADYSEHAGILFGISTKNGGLFLEGDPSVVNNTANLFFYGFDLDGQWATWNAGHEFWHFLDGKFIKAGGYHPDVSIAWIEGTADLVQKGLIYSSLDNRKSHFQTSINGFKSNRKTPSQIIDIPEQSFKNWVYQDIYNNPSVLWAFFFDEDKSKLRSIGETLKGLTAEQLRTSSVSILKAKVNPYAKYFSHWASGSHFAVNGSYYIKCMDDYRYFDVFGGSWSDEAPIITYSWHGGSNQKFDLEPINNYKTHTYNLRQYGVYFENEFYIKSQRSKKYLKINAADNTKYLKQGPITDNKEKTFSIFPKSNGYYMLTINPDGNNRYAISKSVSNYKSGYSLMDAISRDYTSWKQTFYVNGLTATVGERSSSSSNRGAYSLENLSNKSPEGEFDSEFSYRFFPNPTSSTIVNFTYPKGIGDLKIEAYTITGQKTNLSKVITDNSGKGTLELNLATGIYTMRFIALEDDNKTVTKKLVVL; encoded by the coding sequence ATGAAACCACAAATTTCAATTAAGAGATTAGTTTTAGTAGCATTAATTTTTGGTGTGACTGGACTAATCAATGCCCAAAGAGAATCTGTAGAAGGACCTGGGGGCGAAACCACGACTTCTTTCACAGAATGTCAATTTGACTACCCTATTAATGATAGTCCTCCAATTAGCAGTTTAAACAGTGCTTCCCAAGGATTAACAAGGAGCTCTAATGTCAATTCCGCAAGTAGTTGTGGGTTTAACATCCTATCCGTTTACCTGTATACTTCCAATTCGCTATATAATCAAATAATTAAATCACAGGATGAGAGTTGTTTTTATAGAGCTGATTTAAGTAGTGGCTATGATTATGCTAAGCGCTCATTTTACAAAGCTAAAAACATGTATTATATAGCGGATAGACTAAAAACTTTGGCAACTGGCTGGACACCGGGGGAAACAGCCAAGTTAAAAAAAATGCTTAGTTTGGTCTATTATTTGAGGGCTGGTAGTTATATCAATTTTTATGACTCCTATTCTTTTTACAATGATGAGGTTACCTCTCCGAATGAGGTAACTCTAAAAACCAAGTTATCTTCTTTACTTTATAAAACTTTAGCTGACAACTATTATAGCTTCATAAATTGGGATTTCAACACAACAACTGCATTGGCAGAACCTAGTAATGATCTTTTGACCTTCTTAGCCGAATTTATAGAGTTAAACAATGGTGGTTTTACAAATAGATTCTCAAACTTGAATAACAATCAACATGCATATATTGGTAAAACTGTAGCAAAAATCGTTTATAAACTGTCAAAACTATCCAACTACACATCCTCTACTAAAAGTAATAAAGCTCAACTCTTGTTATTAAAAACACAAACATGGCATTATGAACATTATAAGAAACTTATTTTAGCAGAAAGTTACGTTGACAACACTAATAATCTTTGTAGTGCATTTGAATTTTTCATTAACCAAAATATATATCAATATAGCCAAGCTGAATATATAGGAAATAAACTAAAGGGTGGTATTTATTTGCTCAATGCGATATCAGAAGTAGGACGTTATTTGAAAGATAAAAACAACAAATTTTATACGAAGGCAAAAACTATGCTAATGAATTTGAATAGAATATACAACGCTAGTTCATATCTAACTATTTATGGTAAGTCATCCAGTGTTATTGATTATCAAAGTGACCTTGACATTGGTGACTGGAAAGATAATATCGAGCGCTCTCTCTATTATAGAACACGAGAATTTACCATCTATAATAATCAAATAACCATAAAACTATTAGGCAACGTCTCATCTGCACAATTGGTACAGGTAGAAACAGAATTGTTAAAGACTTGGGGGATATTTAAAGAAATCTTTGGGGCGGAAAACCAATTAACCCCTGCTACAGGTGACAGAACCACAAGACTTAATGTATGGGTACACAAAAGCAAAGCCGATTATAGTGAACATGCTGGTATTCTTTTTGGAATCAGCACAAAAAATGGAGGGCTTTTCCTAGAAGGCGATCCTAGTGTTGTAAATAATACCGCCAATTTATTCTTTTATGGATTTGATCTTGATGGGCAATGGGCAACTTGGAATGCAGGACATGAATTTTGGCATTTTTTGGATGGTAAATTCATAAAAGCTGGAGGGTATCATCCAGATGTTTCTATCGCTTGGATTGAGGGAACTGCAGATTTAGTTCAAAAGGGGTTGATATATTCTTCCTTAGACAACCGAAAGAGTCATTTTCAAACTTCGATAAACGGTTTTAAATCAAATCGTAAAACTCCATCACAAATAATTGATATTCCTGAGCAATCTTTTAAAAACTGGGTATATCAAGACATCTATAATAATCCGAGTGTTTTGTGGGCTTTTTTCTTTGATGAAGATAAATCAAAACTACGCTCTATAGGAGAAACTTTAAAAGGGCTCACTGCTGAACAGCTAAGAACATCCTCCGTCTCAATTTTAAAAGCAAAAGTAAACCCTTACGCTAAGTATTTTAGCCATTGGGCTTCAGGATCACATTTTGCCGTAAACGGCTCATATTATATAAAATGTATGGATGACTATAGATACTTTGATGTTTTTGGAGGTTCGTGGAGTGATGAAGCTCCAATTATTACATATAGTTGGCATGGAGGTAGTAATCAAAAATTTGATCTAGAGCCTATAAATAATTATAAAACCCATACTTATAATCTTAGGCAATATGGTGTGTATTTTGAAAATGAGTTCTATATCAAATCACAGAGATCAAAAAAATATCTAAAAATCAACGCTGCAGACAATACTAAATATCTAAAACAGGGCCCTATTACAGATAATAAAGAAAAAACTTTTTCAATTTTCCCAAAGAGCAATGGTTACTATATGCTAACTATAAATCCAGATGGAAACAACCGATATGCAATTTCAAAATCTGTGTCAAACTACAAGAGTGGGTATTCTTTAATGGATGCTATTTCTCGAGACTACACGAGCTGGAAACAAACCTTCTATGTTAACGGGTTAACAGCTACTGTTGGTGAAAGATCAAGTTCTAGTTCAAATAGAGGTGCTTATTCCTTAGAAAATTTATCTAATAAATCGCCTGAAGGTGAATTTGATAGTGAATTTTCATATCGATTCTTTCCAAACCCGACATCAAGTACGATTGTTAATTTTACTTATCCTAAAGGAATTGGAGATTTAAAAATTGAAGCTTATACCATAACTGGGCAAAAAACGAACCTTTCTAAAGTCATTACTGATAATTCAGGGAAAGGTACACTTGAATTGAATTTAGCCACTGGTATTTATACCATGAGGTTCATCGCTCTTGAAGATGATAATAAAACCGTGACGAAGAAGTTAGTTGTTCTGTAG
- a CDS encoding DUF423 domain-containing protein — translation MDRKIFLLACATGGLGVVLGAFATHGLKPLLSISAFESLNTGIRYQMYHAFLLFFIGITTQIKPKQKSILFKLILIGVLLFSGSIYLLATNDLTSFNFKVIGFITPVGGLFLITSWVLLFNYFLKKNSL, via the coding sequence ATGGACAGAAAAATATTTTTATTAGCGTGTGCTACAGGAGGACTTGGCGTTGTTTTAGGTGCTTTTGCCACGCATGGTTTGAAACCCTTGCTTAGTATTTCAGCATTTGAGAGCCTTAATACAGGCATTCGCTATCAAATGTACCATGCTTTTTTGTTGTTTTTTATTGGCATCACCACGCAGATCAAACCCAAACAAAAATCGATTTTGTTTAAACTCATTCTCATTGGTGTTTTGTTGTTTTCGGGTTCTATATATTTATTAGCGACCAATGATTTGACTTCCTTTAATTTTAAAGTTATTGGATTCATCACGCCTGTTGGAGGATTGTTTTTGATCACTTCATGGGTGCTTTTATTCAACTATTTTTTAAAAAAAAATAGTTTGTGA
- a CDS encoding saccharopine dehydrogenase family protein: protein MRNILIIGAGKSASYLIKYFLDKSISENLNITIGDLVISNADKLIGNHANANALKLDIFDKAAREKAVQNADIVVSMLPARFHIEVAKDCLAFGKHLVTASYVSEEMKALDTEAKAKNLIFLNEIGLDPGVDHMSAMQVIDRIRAAGGKMLLFESFTGGLMAPESDTNLWNYKFTWNPRNVVLAGQGGAAKFLQEGKFKYIPYHRLFRRTEFLEVEGYGRFEAYANRDSLKYQEVYGLEDIKTLYRGTVRRVGFSRAWQIFVVLGMTDDSYTIADSENMSYRSFVNSFLPYSPTDSVELKLRYQLKIDQDDIVWEKLEELDVFNANKKVVLKNATPAQILQKILLDSWTLSPEDKDMIVMYHKFGYELDGKKHQIDATMVCTGEDQTFTAMAKTVGLPVAIATLAILNNKIQSYGVQIPTKKEFYTPVLNELKEFGVIFNEKESEYLGYNPLNE from the coding sequence ATGCGAAACATTTTAATCATCGGAGCAGGCAAGTCTGCATCTTACCTTATAAAATATTTTTTAGATAAATCGATTTCAGAAAATTTAAACATCACCATTGGTGATTTAGTAATCTCAAATGCTGATAAATTGATTGGAAACCACGCCAATGCAAACGCACTTAAGCTTGATATTTTTGACAAAGCCGCGCGCGAAAAGGCGGTTCAAAATGCAGATATCGTGGTATCTATGTTGCCTGCTAGATTTCATATAGAGGTCGCAAAAGATTGCTTAGCATTCGGGAAACATCTGGTAACAGCATCTTATGTCAGTGAAGAAATGAAGGCATTGGATACAGAAGCAAAAGCTAAAAATTTAATATTTCTAAATGAGATTGGATTGGACCCTGGGGTTGATCACATGAGTGCAATGCAGGTGATCGATCGCATTAGAGCGGCTGGTGGAAAGATGCTTCTTTTTGAATCTTTTACAGGAGGCTTGATGGCCCCTGAAAGTGACACAAACCTTTGGAATTATAAATTTACTTGGAATCCTCGCAATGTGGTATTGGCGGGACAAGGCGGTGCTGCAAAGTTCCTTCAAGAAGGAAAGTTTAAATACATCCCTTACCACCGCTTGTTTAGGCGTACGGAGTTTTTGGAAGTAGAAGGTTACGGACGCTTTGAGGCCTATGCCAATAGAGATTCGCTTAAATATCAAGAGGTATATGGATTGGAAGACATCAAGACATTGTACAGAGGAACGGTTCGACGGGTTGGTTTTAGCAGGGCTTGGCAAATTTTTGTAGTTCTTGGAATGACGGATGACAGCTATACGATTGCAGATAGCGAAAACATGAGCTACCGAAGTTTTGTGAATTCGTTTTTGCCTTACAGTCCTACAGATTCTGTAGAATTAAAATTAAGGTATCAATTAAAAATTGATCAGGATGATATTGTATGGGAGAAACTAGAAGAACTGGATGTCTTTAATGCCAATAAAAAAGTGGTATTGAAAAATGCCACGCCCGCACAAATTCTTCAAAAAATACTTTTAGACAGTTGGACGTTGAGTCCAGAAGACAAAGACATGATTGTGATGTATCACAAGTTTGGTTATGAATTGGATGGTAAAAAACATCAAATTGATGCAACAATGGTCTGTACTGGCGAAGACCAAACATTTACTGCGATGGCAAAAACCGTAGGATTGCCCGTTGCAATAGCTACTTTAGCTATATTAAACAACAAAATACAAAGCTATGGCGTTCAAATACCTACTAAAAAAGAATTCTACACCCCTGTATTAAATGAGTTAAAAGAATTTGGTGTCATATTTAACGAAAAAGAGAGTGAATACCTAGGATATAACCCCTTAAATGAATAA
- a CDS encoding Lrp/AsnC ligand binding domain-containing protein, producing the protein MNKTLEIDGIDKTILRALMKDARTPVLEISRSIGISGAAIHQRLRKLESSGLIAGSKFVLNPKVLGYTTMAFVGVFLDKAKNNSDAVKQLKRISEVIECHYTTGNWSVLIKILCKDNEHLMSVLNKQIQPISGVSRTETFISLDQQIDRQIKI; encoded by the coding sequence ATGAATAAAACCCTAGAAATTGACGGTATTGACAAAACAATTCTAAGAGCACTGATGAAAGATGCAAGAACTCCTGTGCTAGAAATTTCACGTTCTATTGGGATTTCAGGTGCTGCCATTCACCAACGGCTGCGGAAATTAGAAAGCTCTGGACTTATTGCAGGTTCTAAGTTTGTGTTGAATCCAAAAGTTTTAGGCTATACAACCATGGCATTTGTGGGTGTGTTTTTAGACAAAGCCAAAAATAACTCAGACGCTGTCAAGCAGCTCAAAAGAATTTCTGAAGTCATAGAATGCCATTACACCACTGGAAATTGGAGTGTATTAATCAAAATTCTATGTAAAGACAATGAGCACCTAATGTCAGTTTTAAACAAACAAATTCAACCGATTTCAGGAGTTTCAAGAACAGAAACCTTTATTTCGTTAGATCAACAAATTGATCGCCAAATTAAAATATAA
- a CDS encoding zinc metallopeptidase, with protein MGTYYLILGAIALVSWLVSSTLKRKFATYSKIHLRNGMSGAEIAEKMLLDHGIKDVKVVSTAGRLTDHYNPRDKTVNLSEAVYNERNAAAAAVAAHECGHAVQHAQAYSWLQLRSTLVPAVNISSKLSMWLIIGGLILGFGAGVGLGYWVVVLGFVLMAVATAFSFVTLPVEYDASNRALAWLKNKHMLSQEEFKGAEDALKWAARTYLVAALGSLATLVYWGLQIFGSD; from the coding sequence ATGGGAACCTACTATCTTATTCTTGGAGCCATTGCTTTAGTGAGCTGGCTTGTGAGTTCAACCTTAAAACGCAAATTTGCAACCTATTCAAAAATCCATTTACGCAACGGGATGAGTGGTGCTGAAATTGCTGAAAAAATGCTTTTAGATCATGGTATTAAAGATGTAAAAGTCGTCTCAACAGCGGGTCGCCTCACAGATCATTACAACCCCAGAGATAAAACAGTCAACCTAAGTGAAGCCGTTTATAACGAACGAAATGCTGCCGCTGCCGCAGTTGCTGCTCACGAATGTGGTCATGCAGTACAACATGCTCAAGCCTACAGTTGGTTACAATTGCGCTCAACTCTTGTGCCTGCTGTGAATATTTCCTCAAAATTATCCATGTGGTTGATTATCGGAGGTCTAATTTTAGGCTTTGGAGCGGGTGTTGGCTTGGGCTATTGGGTGGTTGTTTTGGGCTTTGTGTTGATGGCGGTTGCCACAGCGTTTAGTTTTGTTACCTTACCCGTAGAATACGATGCGAGTAACCGTGCATTGGCATGGTTGAAAAATAAACACATGTTGTCTCAAGAAGAATTTAAGGGCGCCGAAGATGCACTCAAGTGGGCGGCACGAACCTATTTAGTAGCAGCATTGGGGTCGCTTGCAACTTTAGTGTATTGGGGTTTACAAATTTTTGGAAGCGACTAG
- a CDS encoding SemiSWEET family sugar transporter, with translation MLDNIDSIEVIGLIAACLTTYAFLPQVYKTWKTKDVSGFSLPTFSLFFIGIVFWLVYGVLKDSLSMILANTITLVSSFTLLVFIYKFRKR, from the coding sequence TTGTTGGATAATATAGATTCTATCGAAGTCATAGGGCTCATCGCAGCTTGCTTGACCACCTACGCGTTTTTGCCTCAAGTTTATAAAACGTGGAAAACAAAAGATGTATCAGGCTTTTCATTGCCTACCTTTTCTTTGTTTTTTATAGGCATTGTATTTTGGTTGGTGTATGGGGTTTTAAAAGACAGCCTGTCAATGATATTGGCAAATACGATTACTTTGGTGTCGTCATTTACCCTGTTGGTTTTTATTTATAAATTCAGAAAACGTTAA
- the leuS gene encoding leucine--tRNA ligase has product MMYNFNEIEAKWQKYWAENKTFQADNHSTKPKYYVLDMFPYPSGAGLHVGHPLGYIASDIYARYKRHKGFNVLHPQGYDSFGLPAEQYAIQTGQHPAVTTESNIKTYRRQLDQMGFSFDWSREVRTSSPDYYKWTQWIFIQLFNSWYDNSSNKAQSIETLETLFSTQGNATVDAVCDEGIEAFKAEEWNAFSSERQQQILLQYRLTYLAETEVNWCPELGTVLANDEIVNGVSERGGYPVIRKKMTQWSMRISAYAERLLQGLNTIDWTDALKESQRNWIGKSVGASVVFNLKEHASTIEVFTTRPDTIYGVSFMTLAPEHELVNQITTPAQKSAVDAYVLATAKRSERDRMADVKTISGVFTGAYAEHPLTKKPVPVWVGDYVLAGYGTGAVMSVPCGDQRDYDFAKHFNIEIPNIFEGVDISEEAYTDKAKAIIANSDFLNGLEYKDASKKAIETLEAKQHGLGKTNYRLRDAVFSRQRYWGEPFPVYYVNGLPQMIAAEHLPISLPEVEKYLPTEEGEPPLGRADVWAWDTTLNSVVANSQIDHQTIFPLELNTMPGWAGSSWYFNRYMDAHNSNEFASSKALNYWKEVDLYIGGSEHATGHLLYARFWQKFLFDLGVVPVDEFAKKLINQGMILGTSAFVGRVEGTNTFMSVDQITTESIQWIHADVSFVNASDELDIEAFKSWREEFKNAEFISDSEGLFKVKREVEKMSKSKYNVVNPDAICEQYGADSLRLYEMFLGPLEQYKPWNTSGITGVHNFLKKLWKLYISQEGLKITEMEPSKEDLKTLHKTIKKVTEDIENFSFNTSVSTFMIAVNELTAQGCVSKEILEPLLVLIAPYAPHIAEELWAQLGHSESITTAEFPEFDASHLVESTKAYPISFNGKMRFTIELSLDLSKEDIETAVMGDEKTLVQLDGRVPKKVIVVPGKIVNIVG; this is encoded by the coding sequence ATGATGTACAATTTCAATGAAATTGAGGCCAAATGGCAAAAATACTGGGCAGAAAATAAAACTTTTCAAGCCGATAACCATTCCACGAAACCCAAATATTATGTCTTAGACATGTTTCCTTACCCTAGTGGTGCAGGGCTTCATGTGGGGCATCCCCTTGGTTATATTGCGTCTGATATTTACGCGCGCTACAAACGCCATAAAGGGTTCAATGTATTGCATCCGCAAGGGTATGATAGTTTCGGGTTGCCCGCAGAACAGTATGCCATCCAAACGGGGCAACACCCAGCGGTGACTACCGAATCAAATATAAAAACCTACCGAAGACAACTCGATCAAATGGGCTTTTCGTTTGATTGGTCAAGAGAAGTGCGAACATCTTCACCAGATTATTACAAATGGACCCAATGGATTTTTATCCAATTGTTTAATTCTTGGTATGATAATTCATCCAATAAAGCACAATCTATTGAGACACTAGAAACGTTATTTTCTACTCAAGGAAATGCAACAGTGGACGCCGTCTGTGATGAAGGGATCGAAGCGTTTAAGGCTGAAGAGTGGAATGCCTTTTCGTCGGAACGTCAACAACAAATTTTATTACAATACAGATTAACATATTTAGCAGAAACAGAAGTGAACTGGTGTCCAGAATTGGGAACCGTTTTAGCGAATGACGAAATCGTCAACGGCGTTTCCGAACGTGGTGGCTACCCTGTCATCCGAAAAAAAATGACCCAATGGAGCATGCGAATTTCAGCCTATGCCGAGCGTCTTTTACAGGGTCTTAACACCATCGATTGGACGGATGCTTTGAAAGAAAGTCAGCGAAATTGGATTGGAAAATCAGTAGGTGCTTCTGTGGTGTTTAACCTTAAAGAACACGCTTCAACGATTGAAGTGTTTACCACACGACCCGACACCATTTATGGCGTGTCGTTTATGACGCTTGCGCCTGAGCACGAATTGGTGAATCAGATTACCACCCCCGCTCAAAAATCAGCAGTGGACGCCTATGTGTTGGCAACTGCCAAACGCAGCGAACGCGATCGAATGGCAGATGTAAAAACCATTTCAGGTGTATTTACAGGAGCTTATGCCGAGCATCCCTTGACAAAAAAACCCGTTCCTGTTTGGGTAGGCGATTATGTTTTGGCAGGCTACGGAACAGGTGCTGTGATGTCAGTGCCCTGTGGAGACCAGCGCGATTATGATTTCGCGAAACATTTCAACATAGAAATTCCAAATATTTTTGAAGGCGTTGACATCAGTGAAGAAGCCTATACCGATAAAGCCAAGGCGATTATTGCTAACAGCGATTTTCTAAATGGACTCGAATATAAAGATGCCTCTAAAAAAGCCATTGAAACCTTAGAAGCAAAACAACATGGTTTAGGAAAAACAAATTACAGACTCCGAGATGCGGTATTTTCCAGACAGCGGTATTGGGGCGAACCCTTTCCTGTGTATTACGTGAATGGATTGCCACAAATGATTGCTGCAGAACATTTGCCAATCAGTTTGCCAGAAGTTGAAAAATATTTACCAACCGAAGAAGGCGAGCCGCCATTAGGTCGTGCCGATGTTTGGGCGTGGGACACCACTCTGAACAGTGTTGTAGCAAACAGTCAAATAGACCATCAAACCATCTTTCCATTAGAACTCAACACAATGCCTGGATGGGCGGGAAGTTCTTGGTATTTCAACAGGTATATGGACGCGCATAATTCCAACGAATTCGCAAGCTCTAAAGCTTTGAATTACTGGAAAGAAGTGGATTTGTATATAGGAGGTAGCGAGCATGCAACCGGACATTTGCTCTATGCGCGTTTTTGGCAAAAATTCCTGTTTGATTTAGGCGTTGTGCCTGTGGATGAGTTTGCTAAAAAACTGATCAATCAGGGAATGATTTTGGGAACGAGTGCGTTTGTAGGAAGAGTCGAAGGAACCAATACGTTTATGTCTGTAGATCAAATTACCACCGAATCTATTCAGTGGATTCATGCAGATGTATCTTTTGTAAATGCATCGGATGAATTAGATATAGAGGCGTTTAAATCTTGGAGAGAAGAGTTTAAAAATGCAGAGTTTATCTCGGACAGTGAAGGCCTTTTTAAAGTAAAAAGAGAGGTCGAAAAAATGTCTAAATCCAAATACAATGTCGTCAACCCCGATGCGATTTGCGAACAGTATGGCGCCGACTCCCTCCGTTTATACGAAATGTTTTTAGGGCCATTAGAACAATACAAACCGTGGAATACGTCTGGAATAACAGGCGTTCATAATTTTCTAAAAAAATTATGGAAACTATATATTAGTCAAGAAGGACTTAAAATCACAGAGATGGAGCCTTCAAAGGAGGATTTAAAAACCCTTCATAAAACCATTAAAAAAGTCACCGAAGACATCGAGAACTTCTCGTTTAACACCTCGGTCTCAACCTTTATGATTGCCGTGAATGAGCTCACCGCTCAAGGCTGTGTATCCAAAGAAATTTTGGAACCGCTATTGGTATTGATCGCGCCGTATGCACCACATATTGCAGAAGAATTATGGGCGCAGTTGGGACATTCAGAATCGATCACAACGGCTGAGTTTCCAGAATTTGACGCCAGTCACCTAGTGGAAAGCACTAAAGCCTATCCCATTTCCTTCAATGGTAAAATGCGATTTACGATCGAATTGTCATTGGATTTAAGCAAAGAGGACATAGAAACGGCTGTGATGGGGGACGAGAAAACCCTCGTACAATTAGATGGGCGCGTTCCGAAAAAAGTGATTGTTGTACCCGGTAAAATTGTAAACATTGTTGGATAA